A single window of Rubripirellula lacrimiformis DNA harbors:
- a CDS encoding GspE/PulE family protein yields the protein MSQAMQDFTDLLLKAGVISLDQLSEAEGVAKTTNADVGDVLIQMEYATPEEVAKAMAKFHKIPYVDLRSVAIADEVIELVPESVARENTVIPFSEEDGALRILIADPFDLETIEKLRFILNRKIETALAPKGAILGAINKYYGQVEGESADSMLQEFTDTAIDFTETDSDGEMGGGSEEVDDNSAPVIRLVNLMIQEAVQLRASDIHVEPFEDRVRIRYRIDGVCVERENAPRRMLTAIIARIKILAKIDISEKRRPTDGRIKITVGDKQLDLRVSIIPTNHGSSCVMRLLDKDNIKVGVRQLGLSERDFRNFNSLIRRPNGIILVTGPTGSGKTTTLYAALNALNRPDRKVITAEDPVEYYLPGINQVEVKHGIGLDFALIIRAMLRQAPNIILVGEMRDHETASMGIQASLTGHLVFSTLHTNDAPSSISRMVDIGVPSYMVASSVIAVLAQRLVRTICPRCKVPFKPSAAVLEETGLPPEMIKQAQFARGKGCAYCGRTGYRGRIGIYELMLVNGKLREMMFKGTSTKEIRIEAIKNGMSTLYADGMLKATRGITTFDEVYRVAKKTEQEHLAFAHIVGDLDSL from the coding sequence ATGAGCCAAGCGATGCAAGACTTCACCGACCTGCTACTAAAGGCCGGCGTGATCAGCCTTGATCAGTTGAGCGAAGCTGAGGGGGTCGCCAAAACGACCAACGCCGACGTCGGCGACGTTTTGATCCAGATGGAATACGCCACGCCAGAAGAAGTCGCCAAGGCGATGGCGAAGTTCCATAAAATCCCCTATGTGGACCTCCGCAGCGTCGCGATCGCCGACGAAGTGATCGAATTGGTCCCCGAATCGGTCGCTCGCGAAAACACCGTGATCCCGTTCAGCGAAGAAGACGGGGCCCTACGAATTCTGATCGCCGACCCCTTTGACTTGGAAACGATCGAAAAACTGCGGTTCATCCTGAATCGTAAGATCGAAACCGCCCTGGCACCCAAGGGAGCCATCCTGGGGGCGATCAACAAGTACTACGGGCAGGTCGAAGGTGAGTCCGCCGACTCGATGTTGCAAGAGTTCACCGATACGGCGATCGACTTCACCGAAACCGACTCCGACGGCGAAATGGGCGGGGGCAGCGAGGAAGTCGACGACAACTCGGCTCCCGTGATCCGACTGGTCAACCTGATGATCCAAGAGGCCGTCCAGTTGAGGGCCTCGGATATCCACGTCGAACCGTTCGAAGATCGTGTGCGAATCCGTTATCGAATTGACGGCGTTTGCGTCGAACGCGAAAACGCACCCCGGCGGATGCTGACGGCGATCATCGCCCGCATCAAGATCCTGGCCAAAATCGATATCTCGGAAAAACGACGCCCCACCGACGGTCGAATCAAGATCACCGTCGGCGACAAGCAGCTTGACCTTCGGGTGTCCATCATCCCCACCAATCACGGGTCCAGCTGCGTGATGCGGCTGTTGGATAAGGACAACATCAAAGTTGGCGTTCGCCAGTTGGGTTTGTCCGAACGCGACTTCCGAAACTTCAACTCGCTAATCCGCCGCCCCAACGGCATCATCCTGGTCACCGGCCCGACCGGGTCGGGAAAGACCACCACACTGTACGCGGCACTGAACGCGCTGAACCGTCCCGACCGCAAAGTGATCACCGCCGAAGACCCGGTCGAATACTACCTGCCGGGTATCAATCAGGTCGAAGTGAAGCACGGCATCGGGCTGGACTTCGCCCTGATCATTCGCGCCATGCTCCGCCAAGCTCCCAATATCATCCTGGTGGGGGAAATGCGGGATCACGAGACCGCATCGATGGGAATCCAGGCCTCACTTACTGGACACCTGGTATTCAGTACCCTGCACACGAACGATGCGCCCAGTTCTATATCACGGATGGTGGACATCGGTGTCCCCTCCTATATGGTGGCAAGTTCGGTCATCGCGGTGTTGGCCCAGCGGTTGGTGCGGACGATTTGCCCCCGCTGCAAGGTGCCGTTCAAACCGTCCGCTGCGGTGTTGGAGGAAACCGGGTTGCCGCCAGAGATGATCAAGCAGGCTCAGTTCGCTCGCGGCAAGGGATGTGCCTACTGTGGACGCACCGGATATCGGGGCCGGATCGGGATCTACGAGCTGATGCTGGTCAACGGCAAACTGCGTGAAATGATGTTCAAGGGAACCAGCACGAAAGAGATTCGGATCGAAGCCATAAAGAACGGTATGTCAACGCTTTACGCCGATGGAATGCTGAAGGCGACGCGTGGAATCACCACCTTTGACGAGGTCTATCGAGTGGCGAAAAAGACCGAGCAGGAGCACCTCGCGTTTGCTCACATCGTCGGCGACTTGGATTCGCTGTAA
- a CDS encoding DJ-1/PfpI family protein, with translation MSKRLLMIVGDFVEDYEAMVPYQILLCAGHSVDTVCPDKTAGDSVATAIHDFEGHQTYSEKPGHRFAVTADFATIDPETYDALVIPGGRAPEYLRLNERVLQIVRHFADAKKPIAAICHGPQILAAAGVLADRHCSCYPAVAPEITAGGGTYVTPAATMDSAHVDGNLVTAPAWPAHPAWMREFMKLL, from the coding sequence ATGTCCAAGCGTTTGCTGATGATCGTCGGCGACTTTGTCGAAGACTACGAAGCCATGGTCCCCTATCAAATCCTGTTGTGCGCCGGGCACAGCGTGGACACTGTTTGTCCGGACAAGACCGCGGGCGACTCGGTGGCCACGGCGATCCACGACTTCGAAGGCCATCAAACGTACTCCGAGAAGCCCGGTCACCGATTTGCGGTCACCGCCGATTTTGCCACGATCGATCCCGAAACGTACGACGCGTTGGTGATCCCCGGCGGGCGAGCTCCCGAATACCTGCGTCTGAACGAACGTGTGCTGCAGATCGTTCGTCATTTCGCCGACGCCAAGAAGCCGATTGCTGCGATCTGTCACGGGCCTCAGATCTTGGCGGCTGCCGGAGTGTTGGCGGATCGCCACTGCAGTTGTTATCCCGCGGTTGCTCCGGAAATCACCGCTGGCGGCGGCACCTACGTCACACCCGCTGCCACGATGGATTCGGCGCACGTCGACGGAAATCTGGTCACTGCCCCCGCCTGGCCCGCCCATCCGGCCTGGATGCGAGAATTCATGAAGCTGCTCTAA
- a CDS encoding outer membrane protein assembly factor BamB family protein produces the protein MHRLLILICLAAALPSQFGPRCSADETLMPPEVAAQLGLVESWQRAIATPYGEASIVDQVLNVDPENPHVYVEIVDSASVANAPTDKEAGADKPSAAAAKPAAAPGDASSPASDGNASDGKASGKPDNAKVLMRIAVGTPDRLGNPMQKKEAERLASNEIRRLKRRGIEAEMRTTEVARVTLYSISEDGTLEARDSETGRVQWLAQVGNSQLPYGQLGVTDQYLTVINGGNLIQVNATSGEVIKEIRTVSPPQFGAVSAGDNTMVITVGGGIESYSLTDQLAEPFIGAVAGRALAPPRQAPGSSRIAWATDQGLVYVIDMMGTPSILFRLQTDGLVTSRIRAIEGNRFFFATDHGQAYGLRATRSGEVMWSVPFGEPFFEVPLVAGEGVLMLSTFGRLHSLRVDNGDVMWDEPASEIAKLIGCLGERIFARTIGGSLRVLDLKTGKTIGTYPQVRPGRLLPNTKTNRLYFVSDSGAVQCLRPIDSELPSFNVAPDPQPLEEAGSKDKQGKAKDSSSPFTPAGQDPFGASKDPFGAGSDPFGGGDASDPFGGGDASDPFGGGDAMADPFGSDPFGN, from the coding sequence ATGCATCGATTGCTCATTCTGATTTGTCTCGCCGCAGCATTGCCCAGCCAGTTCGGTCCCCGCTGTAGCGCCGATGAAACATTGATGCCACCGGAAGTTGCTGCGCAGCTTGGCCTGGTCGAATCATGGCAGCGAGCGATCGCGACTCCGTACGGGGAAGCATCGATCGTCGACCAAGTGTTGAACGTGGATCCCGAAAACCCTCACGTGTACGTCGAAATCGTGGATTCGGCCAGCGTGGCCAACGCACCCACCGACAAAGAAGCCGGCGCCGACAAACCAAGTGCGGCTGCCGCCAAACCTGCGGCCGCCCCGGGCGATGCCAGCAGCCCGGCATCGGACGGCAACGCATCAGACGGCAAGGCATCGGGCAAACCCGACAACGCCAAAGTGTTGATGCGAATCGCCGTCGGCACGCCGGATCGTCTGGGCAACCCGATGCAGAAGAAAGAAGCCGAGCGGTTGGCAAGCAATGAAATCCGCCGACTCAAACGCCGCGGAATCGAAGCGGAAATGCGGACCACCGAAGTGGCTCGCGTGACCCTGTATTCGATTTCCGAAGACGGGACGCTGGAAGCACGCGATTCGGAAACCGGCCGTGTGCAGTGGCTAGCCCAAGTGGGCAACTCGCAATTGCCGTACGGTCAATTGGGAGTAACCGATCAATACTTGACCGTGATCAACGGCGGAAACCTGATCCAAGTCAACGCCACCAGTGGCGAAGTGATCAAAGAAATCCGAACCGTCAGCCCGCCACAGTTCGGCGCCGTCAGCGCCGGCGACAACACGATGGTGATCACCGTTGGCGGCGGCATCGAATCGTATTCATTGACCGATCAACTGGCCGAACCCTTCATCGGAGCAGTGGCTGGACGCGCCCTGGCGCCACCTCGACAAGCCCCGGGTTCTTCGCGAATCGCATGGGCCACCGACCAAGGTCTGGTCTATGTGATCGACATGATGGGAACACCATCGATCTTGTTTCGTCTGCAAACCGACGGGCTGGTCACCAGCCGAATCCGAGCGATCGAAGGCAACCGATTCTTTTTCGCAACCGACCATGGTCAAGCCTATGGATTGCGAGCGACGCGGAGCGGCGAAGTGATGTGGTCGGTCCCGTTCGGCGAACCGTTCTTTGAAGTCCCCTTGGTCGCCGGCGAAGGCGTGTTGATGTTGTCGACCTTTGGCCGTTTGCATTCGCTACGCGTCGACAATGGCGACGTGATGTGGGACGAACCGGCGTCGGAGATTGCCAAACTGATCGGTTGCTTGGGCGAGCGAATTTTTGCACGCACGATTGGCGGATCTTTGCGAGTGCTGGACCTGAAGACCGGCAAAACGATCGGCACCTACCCGCAGGTTCGTCCGGGACGTTTGCTGCCCAACACCAAAACCAATCGGCTGTATTTTGTCAGCGATTCAGGTGCGGTTCAGTGCCTGCGTCCGATCGACTCGGAACTGCCATCGTTCAACGTCGCTCCCGACCCCCAACCGCTCGAAGAAGCCGGATCAAAGGACAAGCAAGGCAAGGCAAAGGACTCGTCGAGCCCCTTTACGCCGGCCGGTCAAGATCCGTTCGGTGCATCGAAGGATCCCTTCGGCGCCGGCAGCGACCCGTTCGGTGGCGGCGATGCATCCGACCCGTTCGGTGGCGGCGATGCATCCGACCCATTCGGCGGCGGCGATGCGATGGCAGACCCCTTTGGCAGCGACCCGTTCGGAAACTAA
- a CDS encoding nucleoside monophosphate kinase, with protein sequence MPTPMKKNSPADLEVKDAQLIFNSVWKEMEDLRGRSQMRFPQELILLGGAPGAGKGTNTDFIREVRDITTDPIVVSELLNSPEARAIKAQGGMVGDREAVRIVFRELLDPKYQSGAILDGFPRTKVQVECLKLLFDEMVGLRREFAESADSSSFKQPIFHILLLFVDEAESVRRQLKRGRQTIAHNESAERPADGVLMDERPTDFSEELARNRYRVFKERTYDALVSLKQIFHYHFINAQAPLEVVQENILRELEYQSSLELDPRTFHTLRSIPLASEIVSHARRELVTRLDAYEMEQPDLFHQVVDEIERKMMPIVVRHAISGRANINSEETIWEEPDALAMLIDVFSERGFHATVDITRHNVPIRFDLKTGDIEYQPRKVYHIDVRFKGSEIRRG encoded by the coding sequence ATGCCCACCCCCATGAAGAAGAACTCGCCCGCCGACTTGGAAGTCAAAGATGCCCAGCTGATCTTCAATTCGGTCTGGAAGGAAATGGAGGACCTGCGCGGACGCAGCCAGATGCGATTCCCGCAAGAACTGATCCTGCTTGGCGGGGCCCCCGGTGCCGGGAAGGGCACCAACACCGACTTCATTCGCGAAGTGCGCGACATCACGACCGATCCGATCGTCGTCAGCGAACTGCTGAACAGCCCCGAGGCTCGCGCGATCAAGGCTCAGGGCGGCATGGTGGGCGACCGCGAGGCGGTGCGGATCGTGTTCCGCGAACTGCTGGACCCTAAATATCAAAGCGGTGCGATCCTGGACGGGTTCCCACGCACCAAGGTCCAGGTCGAATGCCTGAAACTATTGTTCGATGAAATGGTTGGCCTGCGCCGCGAGTTCGCCGAGTCGGCTGATTCGTCCAGTTTCAAACAACCAATCTTTCACATCCTATTGCTGTTCGTCGACGAAGCCGAAAGCGTCCGTCGTCAACTCAAACGGGGCCGGCAAACGATCGCGCATAACGAGTCGGCCGAACGTCCAGCCGACGGCGTGCTGATGGATGAACGGCCCACGGACTTTAGCGAAGAACTAGCCCGCAATCGGTACCGCGTCTTCAAAGAACGCACCTACGATGCGTTGGTCTCGCTGAAGCAGATTTTCCACTACCACTTCATCAACGCCCAAGCGCCGCTGGAAGTGGTCCAGGAAAACATCCTGCGAGAACTCGAATACCAGAGTTCGCTAGAACTGGACCCGCGGACCTTCCACACACTGCGCAGCATCCCGCTGGCCAGCGAGATTGTCAGCCATGCGCGTCGCGAATTAGTGACCCGGCTGGATGCGTATGAAATGGAACAACCCGACCTCTTTCACCAGGTCGTCGACGAGATCGAACGGAAGATGATGCCGATCGTTGTCCGCCACGCCATTTCAGGCCGAGCGAACATCAACTCCGAAGAAACGATCTGGGAAGAACCCGATGCGTTGGCAATGCTGATCGACGTTTTCTCCGAACGCGGATTTCACGCCACTGTCGACATCACTCGTCACAACGTGCCCATTCGATTCGACCTAAAAACCGGCGACATCGAATACCAGCCGCGGAAGGTCTATCACATCGACGTCAGGTTCAAAGGATCGGAAATCCGCCGCGGCTAG
- a CDS encoding EF-hand domain-containing protein produces MNTRTLTFLVLTLSASITALAQPPFGGGDRGGDRGGRGGPPGGGDRGGGGFPGGGDRGGGGGRGGPPGGDRGSRGGFDPSSIMDRLDANKNGVLDPDEQQGPAQFLIGRMQQSDPSIKPGKPIPISKIKDAFEKMRGGGDSSSRGGSSNDGRSAADEALIPELLVPGFGEEVEASLLMGFGPKAEMLSVPVTDADRKEASETMRRYDRNRNGMVDKEEVSSRFSGNPMDFDRNKDGKLSLDELAVRYARRRQGEEDAKKSKRDDRRGRKEEGSGEIVDVYNGRNSYRVTSGRSKPEGLPGYFTDLDANSDGQVTMAEFATDWNDETVRRFFDSDFNRDGVITADESLRAVEEGPASQMSSGSVASTSSSAASSGSSSSDSASPAAPVAGGKADPKYVKLVARIVSRYDKNNDDALTPSEWESMLMSPAAADANRDGKITIEEYALWMQSKQPR; encoded by the coding sequence ATGAACACACGCACATTGACCTTTTTGGTCCTGACCCTGTCCGCATCCATCACCGCGCTGGCTCAGCCGCCGTTTGGCGGCGGTGACCGAGGGGGAGATCGTGGTGGACGCGGTGGCCCTCCCGGTGGTGGTGATCGTGGAGGCGGCGGATTCCCGGGCGGTGGTGATCGCGGCGGCGGTGGTGGGCGTGGTGGCCCTCCCGGCGGCGATCGTGGATCACGCGGTGGTTTCGACCCCAGTTCGATCATGGATCGACTGGACGCCAACAAAAATGGTGTTCTGGACCCCGACGAACAGCAGGGCCCGGCTCAGTTCCTGATCGGACGGATGCAACAATCCGATCCGTCGATCAAACCAGGCAAGCCGATCCCAATCTCGAAAATCAAAGATGCGTTCGAGAAAATGCGTGGCGGTGGAGATTCGAGTTCCCGCGGTGGCAGTTCCAATGACGGTCGATCGGCTGCTGACGAAGCGCTGATCCCGGAATTGCTGGTGCCCGGGTTCGGCGAGGAAGTCGAAGCGTCGCTGTTGATGGGGTTCGGCCCCAAAGCCGAGATGTTGTCGGTGCCGGTGACGGACGCTGATCGCAAAGAAGCTTCGGAAACGATGCGACGTTACGACCGCAACCGAAACGGCATGGTCGATAAAGAAGAAGTGTCCAGCCGGTTTTCCGGAAACCCGATGGACTTTGACCGCAACAAGGACGGGAAGTTGTCGCTGGACGAGTTGGCGGTTCGCTATGCCCGTCGACGTCAGGGCGAAGAAGACGCCAAGAAATCCAAGCGAGACGACCGCCGCGGAAGAAAAGAAGAAGGCAGCGGCGAAATCGTCGACGTTTACAACGGACGCAATTCGTACCGAGTCACCTCCGGCCGTTCCAAGCCCGAAGGTCTGCCCGGCTACTTTACCGATCTGGATGCCAACAGCGACGGGCAAGTTACGATGGCCGAGTTTGCCACCGATTGGAATGACGAGACGGTCCGCCGTTTCTTCGATTCCGACTTCAACCGTGACGGCGTGATCACCGCGGACGAATCGCTGCGAGCGGTCGAGGAGGGGCCAGCGTCGCAGATGTCCAGCGGCTCGGTCGCATCCACATCGTCCAGTGCGGCGTCGTCCGGATCCAGTTCATCGGATTCGGCTAGCCCTGCCGCACCGGTCGCGGGCGGCAAAGCCGATCCGAAGTACGTCAAATTGGTCGCTCGGATCGTGTCACGATACGACAAGAACAACGACGACGCGCTGACCCCATCGGAATGGGAATCGATGCTGATGAGCCCAGCAGCAGCCGATGCCAACCGAGACGGTAAGATCACGATCGAAGAATACGCCCTGTGGATGCAGTCCAAGCAGCCCAGGTAA